In Gordonia phthalatica, one genomic interval encodes:
- a CDS encoding LysE family transporter gives MTASTWAALLGACLLISLTPGAGAINTMNNALNVGFRRAIWGILGQQLALLIQLVIVALGLGLVVTNSPTAFAVIRNVGAAYLVYLGVKQIRAKPTAADGEQTAAIDDGAWSMFTRGVWVNLLNPKAIVFLVAFIPGFVRSDGAVALQYTEIGATIVVVDLIIMWLFFALVGRTFRRVTGTPRGQRRLNIFFGVLFIGVGLMLVFL, from the coding sequence ATGACCGCGTCCACCTGGGCCGCCCTCCTCGGCGCCTGCCTGCTGATCAGTCTCACCCCGGGCGCGGGTGCCATCAACACGATGAACAACGCCCTCAACGTCGGCTTCCGCCGAGCCATCTGGGGCATCCTCGGCCAGCAGTTGGCCCTGCTGATCCAACTCGTCATCGTGGCCCTCGGACTCGGCCTCGTCGTCACCAACTCCCCCACCGCCTTCGCGGTGATCCGCAATGTCGGCGCCGCCTACCTGGTCTATCTCGGCGTGAAGCAGATCCGCGCGAAACCCACCGCAGCCGACGGGGAGCAGACCGCCGCGATCGACGACGGCGCGTGGTCGATGTTCACGCGGGGCGTCTGGGTGAACCTCCTCAACCCGAAGGCCATCGTCTTCCTCGTCGCCTTCATCCCGGGTTTCGTCCGATCCGATGGCGCCGTCGCCCTGCAGTACACCGAGATCGGCGCGACCATCGTCGTCGTCGATCTGATCATCATGTGGTTGTTCTTCGCGCTGGTCGGCCGGACCTTCCGTCGCGTCACCGGAACGCCCCGCGGACAGCGGCGCCTCAACATCTTCTTCGGCGTGCTGTTCATCGGCGTCGGACTGATGCTCGTCTTCCTCTGA
- a CDS encoding flotillin family protein produces the protein MGAIFGAVVAIVVLLVLLVILLLSRYRVPGAEEAFIVTGTGKGHQGKVYRGTGTFVLPVVQRATRVQLSSVKADLDTSTPANDGIELKVRGVAIVKVGDTPEAILKAGPRFGDDLMRVKALVTEQLSGELRSIVGTMTAKSILVDRQQLVDQVAQSIKEILGNQGLVLDSFSINDVQDSDGQYFSDLAARERSDQAAIAAKSRAEAHRVAEESRIANEQAVIQQQRELDIEREAARQATDRAAAEADAVRPLVEAERRRIQVEKDNEVAEQKARLRDTELDAEVRRPAEAELYAAQQRAEARKAEIIAEAAAKAEGIRITGEAEADALEKRAEALGKLDNVGQLELVLSKLPDIVKAASAPLADANITLVGDSVSPIAKGAGSSLVSTMEVIQGATGIDVAGMIAKLGESKESTTVDAPAAD, from the coding sequence ATGGGAGCCATTTTCGGCGCAGTAGTGGCCATCGTGGTCCTGCTCGTCCTCCTCGTCATCCTGTTGCTGTCGCGCTACCGCGTGCCGGGAGCCGAAGAAGCGTTCATCGTCACCGGCACCGGCAAGGGACACCAGGGCAAGGTGTACCGCGGTACCGGCACGTTCGTGCTGCCCGTCGTGCAGCGCGCGACCCGCGTCCAGCTCTCGTCGGTCAAGGCCGATCTGGACACCTCGACCCCCGCCAACGACGGCATCGAGTTGAAGGTCCGCGGCGTGGCCATCGTGAAGGTCGGCGACACCCCGGAGGCCATCCTGAAGGCCGGCCCGCGTTTCGGCGACGACCTGATGCGCGTCAAGGCACTGGTCACCGAGCAGCTGTCCGGTGAACTCCGCTCGATCGTCGGCACCATGACGGCCAAGAGCATCCTCGTGGACCGCCAGCAGCTGGTGGACCAGGTCGCTCAGTCGATCAAGGAGATCCTGGGCAACCAGGGTCTCGTGCTCGACAGTTTCTCCATCAACGACGTCCAGGACTCGGACGGCCAGTACTTCTCCGACCTCGCCGCCCGTGAGCGCTCCGACCAGGCGGCCATCGCCGCCAAGTCGCGCGCCGAGGCGCACCGCGTGGCCGAGGAGAGCCGCATCGCGAACGAGCAGGCCGTCATCCAGCAGCAGCGTGAGCTGGACATCGAGCGGGAGGCCGCACGCCAGGCCACCGACCGTGCCGCCGCCGAGGCCGACGCCGTCCGGCCGCTGGTCGAGGCCGAGCGCCGTCGCATCCAGGTGGAGAAGGACAACGAGGTCGCCGAGCAGAAGGCGCGCCTGCGCGACACCGAGCTCGACGCCGAGGTCCGTCGCCCCGCCGAGGCCGAGCTGTACGCCGCTCAGCAGCGCGCCGAGGCACGCAAGGCCGAGATCATCGCCGAGGCCGCAGCCAAGGCCGAGGGCATCCGGATCACCGGTGAAGCTGAAGCCGACGCCCTCGAGAAGCGCGCCGAGGCCCTCGGCAAGCTCGACAACGTCGGTCAGCTCGAGCTGGTTCTGAGCAAGCTCCCCGACATCGTCAAGGCCGCCTCGGCGCCGCTGGCCGACGCGAACATCACGCTGGTCGGCGACTCCGTCAGCCCCATCGCCAAGGGCGCGGGATCCAGCCTCGTCAGCACCATGGAGGTGATTCAGGGCGCCACCGGCATCGACGTCGCGGGCATGATCGCCAAGCTCGGCGAGTCGAAGGAGTCGACGACCGTCGACGCCCCCGCTGCCGACTAG
- a CDS encoding GNAT family N-acetyltransferase translates to MTEADRTSVVRNDAEGRYDIFVNDELAGFTVFIDRGPQRIFPHTELDDRFAGRGLSSILVHDALEDTRAAGQRVVAVCPLVARYVSKHDEVSDIVDPVTPEILDFLKSH, encoded by the coding sequence ATGACCGAGGCAGACCGTACTTCCGTTGTCCGCAACGACGCGGAGGGACGCTACGACATCTTCGTGAACGACGAGCTGGCCGGCTTCACCGTGTTCATCGACCGGGGTCCGCAGCGGATCTTCCCGCACACCGAGCTCGACGACCGCTTCGCCGGCCGCGGCCTCAGCTCGATCCTGGTGCACGACGCTCTCGAGGACACCCGGGCCGCGGGACAGCGGGTGGTCGCAGTGTGCCCGTTGGTGGCGCGTTACGTGAGCAAGCACGACGAAGTGTCCGACATCGTCGACCCGGTGACCCCGGAGATCCTCGACTTCCTGAAGTCGCACTGA
- a CDS encoding pirin family protein, whose translation MSNVEAEPAEMECGGDPVDGVEVIEPRLVPLGGVRAMQVNRTLPTRDRSMVGAWCFADHYGPEPVSQSGGMQVIPHPHTGLQTVSWLFEGEIEHRDSAGVEAMVLPGEMNLMSAGYGISHSEISTERVEMLHGVQLWVALPDAVRDGHNGFQHYAPPAVDLTDGSGAPAGTMKVFAGTLGGSTADITTATPLLGAELLIDPSATAVVDVDTTFEHGVLLDTEALTVNGVAIGRASLAYVGPGATRLELANPTDAVARVVLLGGAPFDEDIIMWWNFVGRDHDEIVGYREEWQARGERFGTVGGWGADEWIPAPPLPNSRLKPRKRR comes from the coding sequence ATGAGCAACGTGGAGGCCGAACCGGCCGAGATGGAATGCGGGGGAGACCCCGTCGACGGCGTCGAGGTGATCGAGCCGCGCCTGGTCCCACTCGGCGGCGTGCGCGCGATGCAGGTGAACCGGACCCTTCCGACGCGGGACCGCTCGATGGTCGGTGCGTGGTGCTTCGCCGACCACTACGGTCCCGAACCGGTCTCTCAGTCCGGCGGCATGCAGGTGATCCCGCACCCGCACACCGGATTGCAGACCGTCAGCTGGCTCTTCGAAGGCGAGATCGAGCATCGTGACAGTGCGGGCGTCGAGGCGATGGTGCTGCCCGGCGAGATGAACCTCATGTCCGCGGGATACGGGATCAGCCACTCCGAGATCTCCACCGAGCGCGTCGAGATGCTCCACGGTGTCCAGCTGTGGGTGGCACTGCCCGATGCGGTGCGCGACGGCCACAACGGCTTCCAGCATTACGCGCCACCCGCTGTCGACCTCACCGACGGTTCGGGTGCCCCAGCGGGAACCATGAAGGTGTTCGCGGGCACCCTCGGCGGGTCCACCGCCGACATCACCACCGCTACGCCGCTGCTGGGCGCGGAACTCCTCATCGATCCGAGCGCCACGGCGGTCGTCGACGTCGATACGACCTTCGAGCACGGCGTCCTCCTCGACACCGAGGCGCTGACCGTGAACGGTGTGGCGATCGGCCGCGCGTCGTTGGCCTACGTCGGTCCCGGTGCCACGCGGCTGGAACTGGCGAACCCGACCGACGCGGTCGCCCGCGTGGTCTTGCTGGGCGGGGCGCCGTTCGACGAGGACATCATCATGTGGTGGAACTTCGTCGGACGCGACCATGACGAGATCGTCGGGTACCGCGAGGAATGGCAGGCGCGTGGCGAGCGTTTCGGAACAGTAGGCGGGTGGGGAGCCGACGAATGGATCCCCGCCCCGCCACTACCCAACAGTCGGTTGAAGCCGCGCAAGCGGCGCTGA
- a CDS encoding LON peptidase substrate-binding domain-containing protein: protein MREMPMFPLGAVLLPGEQLPLRIFEPRYAAMVPDVEAAGGQFGTVLIERGSEVGGGDVRAMVGTVAQIARITQAGPGRYSLLCNGISRITVHEWLPDDPYPRAMVDDLVDAVGEEIDWTVLLERRAQLRLLCGQGGRRDPQLKWIASQLTKPVSYETDDPVEASFRAASDLPLGPADRHSVLSAPDAATRVEVIETALDDLIAALRFRLKG from the coding sequence ATGAGGGAGATGCCGATGTTTCCGCTCGGGGCGGTGCTCCTCCCGGGTGAGCAGCTGCCCCTGCGGATCTTCGAACCCCGTTATGCGGCAATGGTTCCCGACGTCGAAGCCGCGGGCGGACAGTTCGGCACCGTGCTGATCGAGCGCGGGTCGGAAGTCGGTGGCGGCGACGTCCGCGCGATGGTCGGGACCGTCGCGCAGATCGCCCGGATCACCCAGGCCGGGCCGGGCCGGTACTCCCTCCTGTGCAACGGGATCTCGCGAATCACGGTTCACGAATGGCTTCCCGACGATCCGTATCCGCGGGCGATGGTCGACGACCTCGTCGATGCGGTCGGCGAGGAGATCGACTGGACCGTCCTGCTGGAGCGGCGAGCTCAACTGCGCCTCCTGTGCGGGCAGGGCGGCCGCCGCGACCCGCAGCTCAAGTGGATCGCCTCCCAACTGACCAAACCGGTCTCATACGAGACCGACGACCCGGTCGAGGCGTCGTTCCGCGCCGCCTCCGACCTCCCGCTGGGGCCGGCCGACCGGCACAGCGTCCTGTCCGCTCCCGACGCGGCGACCCGCGTCGAGGTGATCGAGACGGCGCTCGACGACCTGATCGCGGCGCTGCGGTTCCGATTGAAGGGATGA
- the sfnG gene encoding dimethylsulfone monooxygenase SfnG has product MPENRSERQLHAAAQPLQFAYWVPNVSGALVVSKIEQRTDWGYDYNRVLAQLAENNGFDYALSQVRYTASYGAAYQHESTSFSLALLLATERLKVIAAVHPGLWHPGVLAKFLATADHLSGGRAAVNVVSGWFKDEFTKLGEPWLEHDERYRRAEEFITYLRRLWTDDHAELAGDFYRLHDFDLKPKPLDVPGRPHPEIFQGGNSTAARAMAGRVSDWYFSNGKDFDGITEQVSDVLTEAALHDRTVKFGLNGFLIGRDTETEARDVLREIVDKADREAVDGFGAAVKQAGSSTSDGKGMWQDSEFADLVQYNDGFRTGLIGTPEQIAERIVAYKTRGVNLLLLGLLHYHEDVVYFGEKILPIIRDLENDLAVSGRLESELARHGVLTAG; this is encoded by the coding sequence ATGCCCGAAAACCGTTCCGAACGGCAGCTCCACGCCGCCGCCCAACCCCTCCAGTTCGCCTACTGGGTCCCCAACGTCTCCGGCGCTCTCGTCGTCTCGAAGATCGAGCAGCGCACCGACTGGGGCTACGACTACAACCGCGTGCTCGCGCAGCTCGCCGAGAACAACGGCTTCGACTACGCGCTCAGTCAGGTCCGCTACACCGCGTCGTACGGCGCCGCCTACCAGCACGAGTCCACCAGCTTCTCGCTGGCGCTCCTTCTGGCGACCGAACGGCTCAAGGTGATCGCCGCCGTCCATCCCGGACTGTGGCATCCCGGCGTCCTCGCGAAGTTCCTCGCGACCGCCGATCACCTGTCGGGCGGTCGTGCCGCGGTGAACGTGGTGTCGGGCTGGTTCAAGGACGAGTTCACCAAACTCGGCGAGCCGTGGCTGGAGCACGACGAACGCTACCGGCGCGCCGAGGAGTTCATCACCTACCTGCGCCGCCTCTGGACCGACGACCACGCCGAGCTGGCGGGCGACTTCTACCGCCTCCACGACTTCGATCTGAAGCCCAAACCGCTCGACGTCCCCGGTCGCCCGCATCCCGAGATCTTCCAGGGCGGCAACTCGACGGCCGCCCGCGCGATGGCCGGTCGCGTGTCCGACTGGTACTTCAGCAACGGCAAGGACTTCGACGGGATCACCGAACAGGTCAGCGACGTGCTGACCGAGGCCGCGCTGCACGACCGGACCGTCAAGTTCGGTCTCAACGGGTTCCTCATCGGCCGGGACACCGAGACGGAGGCGCGCGACGTCCTCCGCGAGATCGTCGACAAGGCCGACCGCGAGGCCGTCGACGGGTTCGGTGCCGCCGTCAAGCAGGCCGGCTCGTCGACGTCCGACGGCAAGGGGATGTGGCAGGACTCGGAGTTCGCCGACCTCGTCCAGTACAACGACGGCTTCCGCACCGGTCTGATCGGCACGCCCGAGCAGATCGCCGAGCGGATCGTCGCGTACAAGACCCGCGGCGTGAACCTGCTGCTCCTCGGCTTGCTGCACTACCACGAGGACGTCGTCTACTTCGGCGAGAAGATCCTGCCGATCATCCGCGATCTGGAGAACGACCTCGCCGTCAGCGGCCGCCTGGAATCCGAACTCGCCCGCCACGGCGTCCTCACCGCCGGCTGA
- a CDS encoding acyl-CoA dehydrogenase family protein: MTITESTADTATQFEDALRRADIVAAELRATAAERDRANKAPIAEIELLREADLLQVGEPVAYGGSGLNYAQSQQLTRRIARGDTSIAHLLGYHYAQQRIPHLFGTPEQADALSRRNAHFKTFWGGVQNPRGASGLELTREGSGFRLSGRRTFASGASVADQLSITAALDGDLVFLSIPARREGFTPLGDWDNIGQRLTDSGGVVFDDARIERDEILGDDPLTGRVPNAYQTLVTPHWQLAFVNFYIGTAEGALEEALDWTRLHASPWETSGLDAATDDPYILELIGQLQSEVRAAALLADRAGDALQHALDIGPALTADQRAEAAVAIAEAKYVTTKVSLDVASRLFEIQGARATTTEHGFDRHWRNLWTHTVHDPVAYKAREVGDWTLNRRAPQFTLYS; encoded by the coding sequence ATGACCATCACCGAATCCACCGCCGACACCGCGACCCAGTTCGAGGACGCGCTGCGGCGCGCCGACATCGTCGCGGCAGAGCTCCGTGCGACGGCCGCCGAGCGCGACCGCGCCAACAAGGCGCCGATCGCCGAGATCGAACTGCTCCGCGAGGCCGACCTGCTCCAGGTCGGCGAGCCCGTAGCGTACGGCGGCTCCGGACTGAACTACGCGCAGTCTCAGCAGCTGACCCGGCGGATCGCGCGCGGCGACACCTCCATCGCGCACCTTCTCGGCTACCACTACGCGCAGCAGCGGATCCCCCACCTGTTCGGGACGCCCGAGCAGGCTGACGCCCTCTCGCGCCGCAACGCTCATTTCAAGACGTTCTGGGGCGGCGTGCAGAATCCGCGCGGTGCGTCGGGTCTCGAGCTGACCCGGGAGGGCTCGGGCTTCCGTCTCAGCGGGCGCCGCACCTTCGCGTCCGGTGCGAGCGTCGCCGATCAACTCTCCATCACGGCGGCACTCGACGGGGATCTGGTCTTCCTCTCGATTCCGGCACGCCGGGAAGGCTTCACTCCACTCGGCGACTGGGACAACATCGGTCAGCGACTCACCGACTCCGGCGGCGTCGTCTTCGACGACGCCCGGATCGAGCGTGACGAGATCCTCGGCGACGATCCGCTCACCGGCCGAGTCCCGAACGCCTACCAGACACTGGTCACGCCGCACTGGCAGCTGGCCTTCGTCAACTTCTACATCGGCACCGCGGAGGGCGCGCTGGAGGAGGCGCTGGACTGGACCCGCCTGCACGCATCGCCCTGGGAGACCTCGGGTCTGGATGCGGCGACCGACGATCCGTACATCCTCGAACTGATCGGCCAACTGCAGTCGGAGGTCCGGGCCGCGGCCCTGCTCGCCGACCGGGCCGGTGACGCCCTGCAGCACGCCCTCGACATCGGCCCCGCGCTGACCGCCGACCAGCGGGCCGAGGCGGCCGTCGCGATCGCCGAGGCCAAGTACGTGACGACCAAGGTCTCGCTGGACGTGGCCTCCCGCCTCTTCGAGATCCAGGGCGCCCGCGCCACCACCACCGAGCACGGCTTCGACCGTCACTGGCGCAACCTGTGGACGCACACCGTCCACGATCCGGTGGCGTACAAGGCGCGCGAAGTCGGCGACTGGACCCTGAATCGTCGCGCCCCGCAGTTCACGCTCTACAGCTGA
- a CDS encoding acyl-CoA dehydrogenase family protein, giving the protein MTSVLRPAAPENSAALRDALSRIVPDIAASASDRDRDRVLPRAELDALSEAGLLAITVPADHGGRGLGIGAAVTITAEIAAVDPSLAQIPQSHFVFLDALRRVGPPDLAREVFGRVLRGDRLANAQTERGGATVLDDATAVVAGPDGLRLTGAKYYCTGSVLADLLAVRAVGPAGRVLVYLPADASGITIADDWDAVGQRTTASGTVTFDDVAVESHRVVDFDALFARPTTYGARAQILHAAIDVGVATGALAAGAELAQRARPWFEAGTERAVDDPLLLGVAGELELTVRTARALLDAAVAAIEAAEAAGEPADLVAEASLATAAAKVAAGRAARRVGEALFDLGGTRAAAASSNLSRYWRDARTHTLHDPERWKLAHLGRWALTRTAPPVHGNI; this is encoded by the coding sequence ATGACCTCCGTCCTCCGACCGGCCGCTCCGGAGAACAGTGCGGCCCTCCGCGACGCGCTGTCCCGGATCGTGCCCGACATCGCGGCCTCGGCATCTGATCGCGACCGCGACCGGGTGCTTCCCCGCGCCGAACTGGATGCGCTGTCGGAGGCCGGTCTGCTCGCGATCACTGTTCCCGCCGACCACGGCGGTCGCGGACTGGGCATCGGGGCGGCGGTGACGATCACCGCGGAGATCGCCGCCGTCGACCCGAGCCTGGCCCAGATTCCGCAGAGCCACTTCGTCTTCCTCGACGCGCTGCGGCGCGTCGGGCCCCCGGACCTGGCCCGGGAGGTGTTCGGCCGGGTGTTGCGCGGAGATCGGCTCGCCAACGCCCAGACCGAACGGGGCGGCGCCACCGTGCTCGACGACGCCACCGCCGTGGTCGCCGGGCCGGACGGTCTGCGGTTGACGGGCGCCAAGTACTACTGCACGGGCTCGGTCCTCGCCGATCTCCTCGCGGTCCGCGCCGTCGGACCGGCCGGCCGCGTCCTGGTCTATCTGCCCGCCGATGCTTCCGGCATCACGATCGCCGACGACTGGGACGCCGTCGGACAGCGGACCACCGCGTCGGGCACCGTCACCTTCGACGACGTCGCCGTCGAATCGCACCGGGTGGTCGACTTCGACGCCCTCTTCGCCCGTCCGACCACCTACGGGGCGCGGGCCCAGATCCTGCATGCCGCCATCGACGTGGGCGTCGCTACCGGGGCGCTGGCCGCCGGGGCCGAGCTCGCACAACGCGCACGGCCGTGGTTCGAGGCCGGGACGGAGCGGGCGGTCGACGATCCGCTCCTCCTCGGCGTCGCCGGTGAACTGGAGCTGACCGTCCGAACCGCGCGAGCCCTCCTCGACGCGGCCGTCGCCGCGATCGAGGCCGCGGAGGCCGCGGGCGAACCCGCCGACCTGGTCGCCGAGGCGTCACTGGCGACGGCCGCGGCGAAGGTCGCCGCCGGGCGTGCCGCCCGCCGCGTCGGCGAGGCCCTGTTCGACCTCGGCGGGACCCGCGCGGCGGCCGCGTCGTCGAACCTGTCGCGGTACTGGCGCGACGCCCGCACCCACACCCTGCACGACCCCGAGCGATGGAAGCTCGCCCACCTCGGCCGGTGGGCGTTGACCCGCACCGCACCGCCGGTCCACGGCAACATCTGA
- a CDS encoding LLM class flavin-dependent oxidoreductase: MTPQSGSLKLHWFLPTYGDSRFIVGGGHGIPKGAAHGDRRASIGYLASIARAAEDFGFTAALTPTGAWCEDAWLTTAMVARETERLGFLVALRPGLVSPTLAAQMAATFSRHAPGRLLLNVVTGGESHEQRAYGDFLDKPARYARADEFLSVVRRLWSGERVSLDGDHLRVDDAALATLPAPEIPIYFGGSSPEAGPVAARHSDVYLTWGEPPAAVAAKIEWIRRLAEREGRTVRFGIRLHTISRDTSDDAWREAGRLLGALDEDTVRAAQAGLARSESTGQASMRDLHAAHRSDGSWRDPRALEVAPNLWAGVGLVRGGAGTALVGSHREVADRIAEYAALGIDEFIFSGYPHLEELYWFGEGVIPHLTERGLFVPPSSSAQTTSAPFLAAAR, translated from the coding sequence ATGACCCCGCAGTCCGGCTCGCTGAAGCTGCACTGGTTCCTGCCCACCTATGGCGACTCCCGCTTCATCGTCGGCGGCGGCCACGGCATCCCGAAGGGCGCGGCGCACGGCGACCGTCGGGCGTCGATCGGCTACCTGGCGTCCATCGCCCGTGCCGCCGAGGACTTCGGCTTCACCGCCGCACTGACACCGACCGGCGCGTGGTGCGAGGACGCCTGGCTGACCACGGCGATGGTCGCGCGCGAGACCGAACGGCTCGGGTTCCTGGTGGCGCTGCGCCCCGGGCTGGTGAGTCCGACGCTCGCCGCCCAGATGGCGGCCACCTTCAGCAGGCATGCGCCGGGACGACTCCTGCTGAACGTCGTGACCGGAGGCGAGTCGCACGAGCAGCGCGCGTACGGCGACTTCCTCGACAAGCCGGCGCGTTATGCGCGCGCCGACGAGTTCCTGAGCGTGGTCCGTCGGTTGTGGAGCGGCGAGCGCGTCTCCCTCGACGGCGATCACCTCCGCGTCGACGACGCGGCACTCGCCACCCTGCCGGCCCCGGAGATCCCGATCTACTTCGGCGGATCCTCGCCCGAGGCCGGCCCGGTGGCGGCCCGCCACAGCGACGTCTACCTGACGTGGGGTGAGCCGCCCGCCGCGGTCGCCGCCAAGATCGAGTGGATCCGCAGGCTCGCCGAGCGAGAGGGCCGGACCGTGCGGTTCGGCATCCGATTGCACACCATCAGCCGCGACACCTCCGACGACGCGTGGCGCGAGGCCGGACGGTTGCTGGGCGCGCTCGACGAGGACACCGTCCGCGCGGCGCAGGCCGGTCTCGCGCGCAGCGAGTCGACCGGGCAGGCATCGATGCGCGACCTGCACGCGGCTCATCGGAGCGACGGCTCGTGGCGCGACCCGCGAGCGCTGGAGGTGGCGCCGAACCTGTGGGCGGGCGTCGGGCTGGTGCGCGGCGGCGCGGGCACCGCGCTGGTCGGCAGCCATCGCGAGGTCGCCGACCGGATCGCGGAGTACGCGGCCCTCGGTATCGACGAGTTCATCTTCTCCGGCTACCCGCACCTCGAGGAGCTGTACTGGTTCGGCGAGGGAGTGATCCCGCATCTCACCGAGCGCGGCCTGTTCGTGCCGCCGTCGAGCAGCGCGCAGACGACGAGCGCACCCTTTCTCGCCGCCGCCCGCTGA
- a CDS encoding VOC family protein has translation MAAQLNPYLMLGDTARPALEFYRGVLGGELTFRTYADMPGTPPESADRILHGSLVTTHGLVIMAADSPEGVDAPRGQNIAVSINGPDADTTQAWWDGLSDGATVEAPFTMAPWGHRFGMFIDRFGIRWMVSDGE, from the coding sequence ATGGCAGCACAACTGAACCCGTACCTCATGCTCGGCGACACCGCGCGCCCGGCGTTGGAGTTCTACCGCGGCGTGCTCGGTGGAGAGCTGACGTTCCGGACTTACGCCGACATGCCGGGCACTCCGCCGGAGAGCGCCGACCGCATCCTGCACGGCTCCCTCGTCACCACCCACGGTCTGGTGATCATGGCGGCGGACTCCCCGGAAGGCGTCGACGCGCCGCGCGGCCAGAACATCGCCGTGTCGATCAACGGTCCCGACGCGGACACCACGCAGGCGTGGTGGGACGGGCTCTCCGACGGTGCGACCGTCGAAGCCCCGTTCACGATGGCGCCGTGGGGCCACCGCTTCGGCATGTTCATCGACAGGTTCGGCATCCGCTGGATGGTCAGCGACGGCGAGTAG
- a CDS encoding VOC family protein: MNAIPDPLSIDDVHLTLPVADRAEAARLYDLLLGAGTDDRWAAANGSVALADGDQPLTVDLRVADVGAATALLRRRGLNLDEQTEVAALSDFSPLRITGLGGRVAGGRMIDHVVLTVGDADRAIALFGGRLGVNLRLVRDLGKGVSQLFFRTRSAVLEVVAGGGSPTDGIGLMGIAWRSDDIVAEQRRLVDAGLNVSEVRTGRKAGTRVCTVRQPELGTSTLLIQQ, encoded by the coding sequence GTGAATGCGATCCCGGATCCGCTGTCCATCGACGACGTGCACCTCACGCTTCCGGTCGCCGATCGCGCCGAGGCGGCCCGCCTCTACGACCTCCTGCTCGGCGCCGGAACCGACGACCGCTGGGCCGCCGCCAACGGGTCGGTGGCGTTGGCCGACGGCGATCAACCGCTGACCGTCGATCTCCGGGTGGCCGACGTCGGTGCGGCGACCGCGCTCCTTCGACGCCGCGGCCTGAACCTCGACGAGCAGACCGAAGTCGCGGCCCTGAGCGACTTCTCGCCGCTGCGCATCACCGGGCTCGGCGGCCGCGTCGCCGGAGGCCGGATGATCGACCACGTCGTCCTGACGGTCGGTGACGCCGACCGCGCAATCGCCCTCTTCGGCGGGCGACTCGGTGTCAACCTGCGCCTGGTCCGCGACCTGGGCAAGGGCGTCTCGCAACTGTTCTTCCGCACGCGGTCGGCGGTTCTCGAAGTGGTCGCCGGGGGAGGCTCCCCGACCGACGGCATCGGCCTGATGGGCATCGCCTGGCGCAGCGACGACATCGTCGCCGAGCAGCGACGCCTGGTCGACGCGGGCCTGAACGTCAGCGAGGTCCGCACAGGTCGGAAGGCCGGGACGCGGGTCTGCACCGTCCGACAGCCCGAACTGGGCACCTCGACCCTGCTGATCCAGCAGTAG